Part of the Bacteroides acidifaciens genome, TTTTTTCTTTTTCTGTTCTCAAGGGTTGCGAAAGGCACTTCTTCCCAACGAGGGGTAAAAGTACGAAAAAAACCGGAAGTGGAAGTAGATATGACGAAAATATTTCATGGACAGTGGAAAACCGGAAGTTTGATATGGGGTATCTTTTAGTTTTTATAGCTGATTTTTGGAAGATAACTTTTTTGGTTTATCTTTGCTCCACCAATAAGAATCTGATAAATGAGAAAGCCGCGCAACGTCACAGACTCCAATATGACATTTGATAATATCTATTCAGAGTATTATCAACGTTGCTTCCTATTTGCCAAATCCTATCTCCATGATGAAATGCTTTCGAAAGATATAGCTTCTGAGGCGATGATTACTTTATGGACTACGATGAAGACGGAAGAAGTGGATAATGTCCGTGCTTTCTTGATGACCGTAGTAAAGAACCAGTCGTTGAATCATCTGCGGAATGAGCACTTGCGGATGGAAGCTCGTGAGAATATCCTGAATGACGAACTTTATGAGCTTGACTTCCGCATCTCTTCTTTGGACGCCTGCAATCCGACGGATATTTTCTCGGAAGAGATTAACCGGATTGTCAACCGGACATTGGATACATTGCCGCTACAAACCCGGAATGTTTTCAGAATGAGCCGCTATGAGAACAAATCTATAAAAGAAATAGCCGATACGTTGAATATCAGCGTCAAAGGTGTCGATTATCATATCGGTAAGGCTCTGAAAGCCTTGCGTGTTAATCTGAAAGATTATCTTTATCTCTTCTTCATTTAATAAAGTACTGCTTTATTCCCAATCTATTAATAGATAACTTCTTTTGTATTAAGTCTAAACTTGTATTTCATTAGTTGCAAACTTCTTTTTGATTACCTTCAAACTATAAACGCAAGTTCTGTTTTTATAAATGCAATCTTTGATTATAAAAATGCAACCTTTGTCTTTATAATCAAAGATTGCATTTATAGTTTGTAATTAGGCAAATGCAACTTTACTCTTAGATAAGAGGAAGTTTATACCTAATAGACAGTGACTTTTCTATTAATAGATAAGGAGTGAAGAAGTACTGTCCTAAGCATTAATAACCTGTTGATTGAAGAAAAACTCACTTTTTCATCTTTTCGACTAGTGAGCTTCTTTTCTGGTGTGTCTATTATGTACAAGGCGGATAAATGCTTTGGATAATAGAACGCTATATGGACATAAAACTACTTAATAAATATATTGCCGGTGACGTACTTCCCGAAGAAAAGAAGGAAGTGATACGCTGGATGAAGGAGAGCGAAGAACATCGTGAACAACTGATGCAGTTACATCGCATTTATAACGCAACTCTTTGGAACGGAAACGTTGACGGACAGAATACGAAGAATACGGAAAAGAAGAAGCTTGTAATGAGATATCTCTGGACGTCAATGAAGATAGCCGCGGTAGTTGCTATGCTCGCTTTTATCATCCATAAGGAATATCAGGACTACCGGTTGGAACATTCTACCGCTGTGCAGACAGTGACCGTTCCGGCGGGACAGCGTGCCAATCTGATATTGGCTGACGGGACAACAGTTTGGTTGAACTCCAACTCCACATTGAAATACCCCGCCAACGGCTTCCACTCTACAAACAGAAAGGTGACTTTGGAAGGAGAAGGATACTTTGAAGTGGCGCACGACGAGAAACACCCTTTCATTGTTGAAACGGAGAAATATGATATCCGGGTATTGGGAACCACCTTCAACGTATCCGCTTATCCGAATTCCGGCATGTTCGAAACGTCTCTGATAGAAGGAAAAGTAACCGTCTACCAGCCGGATACGCAAAACGAAATAGTGCTGAAACCGCATGAGAAAGTAGAAGCGAGAGACGGTAAACTTTATAAAGAGACATTCACTTCGGACAACGACTTCCTCTGGCGGATGGGAATCTATTCCTTTAAGAATGAACCTTTGGCAACGGTATTCAAGAAATTGGAGCAATATTATGAAGTGCAGATTATCAACAATAATCAAGAGATAGCTTCCCGTCCGTGTACAGGTAAGTTCCGGCAGAAAGAAGGTATCGAACACGTGATGAAGGTATTACAGAAGTACGTTAAATTTAACTATATACAGGATGATGAGAAGAATCAGATTATCATCTATTAATAAAGAAGTATGAACCCTAAAATGAAAAACATGAAAACAAGAGCACCTGTCTGTTTAGAACGAAAATATCGGTAAATGCTGCAACATTTACCGATATGTGAGAAGTCAATAAAAAAGACTCGACTTTCATTCCAAATCTTTATGTATTAACTTAATAACTCTAGGCAAAGATATGAAAAATAATCTTTGGTATGGGCGTATTGTCCATAGAAAAACACACTGTACTCAAATTTTAAGAATTATGAGGTTAACTGTCTTTTTCCTGTTATTCATCATTTTTGAGACGTATGCCCTGAACGGCTATTCTCAGAATCAAAAAGTTACGATGAATAAAGGAACCGCAACATTCGCCGAAATCATTAGGCAGATTGAAAAACAAACAGACTATTTGTTTATCTATAATGAACACGAGGTTAGTCTGAAACGGAAAGTGTCTATTTCCACTCAGAATGGGACAGTGGCAAGTCTGCTGGTGGATGCGCTGAAGGGTACGGAGTTCTCCTATACAATGGAAGGAAAACACATCATCCTTACGAAAAAACAAGTTGAAGCACTAAGTCCTGTGCAACACAAGAAAAGAATAACCGGTCTGGTGAAGGAATATTCGGGCGAAGCCATCGTAGGATGCAATGTGTCGGTTAAGGGTACTACCATCGGCACAATCACCGATATAAATGGTAAGTATAGCCTTGAAGTTCCCGATAATGCTACCTTGGTCTTTTCATTCCTCGGATATAAGAGTATGGAATATCCGGTGAAAGCACAGCAGACTATCAATGTGACCTTGGGCGAAGATTCAAAAGCACTTAATGAAGTGGTGGTTGTAGGATATGGTACACAACGCAAGGCGTTGGTGACTAATGCAATCAGTTCTTTTAAGCCCAGCGAATCGAATATGCGTCCGGTGTTGACTCCGAGTGAATTACTACAAGGACGAGTGGCGGGTGTTACGGTATCGACCGGCTCCGGCAATTTGGGAAGTTCCGAACGAATGAGTATCCGCGGTGCGGCCTCTTTGAGTGCCAGCAACGAACCTCTGTACGTGGTGGACGGAATTCCCATCCTTAACAGTAACGCTTCCTTATTCAATATGGGGGAAGATTTGAGTTCGATGGCAGTGTTGAATCTGACGGACATCGAATCTATTGAAGTATTGAAAGATGCCGCTTCGGCAGCTATCTACGGTTCGCGGGCAACGAATGGCGTGGTGGTGATTACAACCAAATCCGGTAAGGAAGGCCGTTCGGATATTCGTTTGAATGTCAGTACGGGAATCTCCAAATTTGCCAATAAAGGACGCATCAAATATGCGGATTCCGACTTGTATGTGGAAACCTACAACGACGGAGTCGAACGTTATAATCGTCAGAATGGCTATACCGTAGGTTCGGCGGGATATGTAGTACCTATCTCCAACCCATTCCAGGGAATGCCCGATACGGATTGGCTGGATTTGATTACTCAAGTGGGACATTCTTACAATGTAGACCTCTCCTTTTCCGGTGGAAGCAAAAAAACTAAATTCTATGTCGGAGCCAATTACAATTATCAGGAAGGTATTATTAAGACTAATGATATAACCAAAATTAATCTGAAAGCGAAGATTAGCCATGAAATGGCTTCGTGGTTGGAAGTCGGTGCTAATGTTAGCGGTAATTATCTGAAAAACAACCGTGTTCCGGGAGCCAATATCGGTTCTACCATCGTAGCCCGTGCCGTTGAACAGCGTCCTTTCGACCGCCCTTACAAGCCGAACGGAGACTATTATTTAGGTGGAACTGATGAACTGGCACGTCATAACCCGCTTCAGATTCTGAATGAAGAAGTATCCTATATTGATACCTACCGTTATTTAGGAACGTTCAATGCCGACTTAAAATATAAGAAGTTCAGTCTGAAGAACTCTGTCAGCACCGACATCGGATATACATATGACTATGTGTACTACAATGAGAATCATCCTTATGGAGCAGGCGGCGGACGTATTGTGGAGTATAACCGCTTGGTGAAGAACTTATTGATAGAGAATGTATTCAACTATAATGATAAGTTCGGTGATTTTGAAGCGGGTTTGATGCTAGGACATTCTTTCCAGAAGATGTCCACCCGTACATCTTCCATCGACGGACGCGGTTTTCCGTCTCCGGTATTCGATACGGTCGGCACGGCTTCCGAAATCTATAACGCTTCGGGCGGCATCTCCGAGTTTGCCATGGAGTCCTACTTCGGACGTATCAACCTGTCTTATTTAGACCGTTACATTCTGAATGTGACCATGCGTTCGGACGGTTCATCCCGTTTTGCCCCTTCCGACCGTTACGGATATTTCCCCTCTGTCTCTTTAGGTTGGAATGTTTCGAAAGAATCTTTCTGGAAATTCCCTCAGACAGACTTGAAGTTCCGCCTGAGTTATGGTAAGACCGGAAATCAAGATGGAATCGGCAATTATGCTTGGCAACCGTTAATGTCCGGCGGTATCAACTACGGCAATAATAGCGGTATGGCTGTCACCAGCATGGGAAACAACAAACTGACATGGGAAACTGCCGACCAGTATGACTTCGGCTTCGACCTGGGCTTCTGGAACGGCAAACTGAATATGATAGCCGATATTTATCTGAAGAATACGAACAACCTGCTTTATTCAATGCCCTTGCATGGAACAAGCGGTTTCACCAGTATCATCAGCAATATCGGCTCGATGCGGAACTATGGTGTGGAGTTTTCCATCAACGGACATCTGAATATAGGGAAAGTCAACTGGACTTCCTCTTTCAACATCTCCCACAACAAAAACAAATTGACTAAACTGCTGGGAGACGACTTACTTCCGATAGGTGCTAACCGCGCCTTGAAAGTAGGTGAGGAACTGGGAGCTTTCTACCTGTTCCAGATGGACGGGCTCTACCAATATGACGGTGAAGTGCCGCAACCGTTGTACGACCTGGGTGTACGTGCCGGTGACGTGAAATATCATGACGCAGATAATAATGGCATTATCAATGACAACGACCGTGTATTGACCGGTTCTTCCAATCCCGATTTCTTCGGCGGATGGAACAATACTTTCAAATACAAAGGTTTCCAGTTGGATGTGTTCTTTACGTATATGTACGGAAATGATGTGTATGCCGAATGGGCGGTGACCGCTACCCGTCCCGGATACCGCATGGCTATTACGGAAGATGTTGCCAAGAATCGTTGGACGGCTCCGGGAAGTTCTGATAAATATCCGCGTGCGGTCAATACGCTGTGTGGGCATAACAGCAAGAACTCCACCCGTTTCCTTGAAGACGGCTCTTTCATCCGCTTGCGTTCTCTTACATTCAGTTATACATTCCCGCAAGTAATGTTACAAAAGATTCGATTGAAAGGTCTGCGTCTCTATGTGCAAGGGGATAACCTGTTGCTGTTCTCCAAATACTCCGGCTGGGACCCTGAAGTGAGTAAGAACATGGACCCGCAGTACTTTGGCGTCGATTTGTATGGAGTCCCGCCTTCCCGTTCGGTCAATTTCGGAATAAACCTTAGTTTCTAATCATAAACGCTCACAATGATGAAAAAGATTATTACTATATTTCTGGGATGCCTGTTGCTGGCTTCATGCAGTGGCATGCTTGATATCGAATCCCACTCCGCCGTATCGCCGGGAAGTGTGACGCCCAAAGACTTATCGGCTTTACGCATGGGAATGTACAATAAGGTACAGAACTCTCCGGCGCGTGAGTCATATATTACATTCGATATATTGGGCGGAGACTTGACTCAAAGTACAGGGAATGCACGGGACTTGATAAACTCTGTACTTTCCTCACTGAATTCAATCGTAGCCAACAGTTGGAACGGCTATTACAATGCTTTATATCAAGTGAATAATGTTATCTCCATCGTAGAAGACCTTCCTGAATCCGACCTGCGGAATCTGATTATCGGAGAAGCGCATTATTTCAGGGCATATATCTATCATTCACTGGTGACACGCTGGGGTGGTGTGCCTATCCAAAGAGTGAATACGATGGACAAGCCTTTCCGTGATTCGGAAGAAGCGGTGTGGGCATTTATTGAGGAAGAACTCGAAACAGCCCTTGCTTTTCTGGGGACTTCTTCCAGTTGTTACTATGTATCCCGCGATGCCGCCCTTGCACTGAAAGCCCGTGTGATGCTCGAACGTGGTAAAAAGACGGAAGCGGCTGCACTGGCGGAAGGTCTGATAAAGGATGGAAAATACAAACTGGATAGCTTCGACAAGATATTCCGTGGAAAGACCAATACGGAAGTTATCTTTTCCTTCCAATGTCTGGCGGAAGAATCGAATATCACCATTTCCACCTTATTCTATACATATGCTCATCCCAATCACGGCAGCTATGTGTATCGTCCCACGAACGACGTGATGAATATGTATGACGACAAGGATAAACGGAAAGAAGTTTCCATTATCAATGTAGGTGCCGAACCTTGTATCAATAAATATCCGAGCGGACAAACCGGTACTGACCCGGTGGTGATGAGCCGTCTGGCTGAAATGTACCTGATAAGTGCGGAAGCGCAAGGACTCTCCAAAGGTCTGGGACGGCTGAACGACTTGCGGAAAGAACGCGGGCTGGATGCCGTAAATCCGAAGGATGAAGACGAATTTATAGAATATATCCTGGACGAACGCCGGAAAGAACTGCTTGCCGAAGGTTTCAGATATTATGACCTCATACGTACGAATAAGGCAAAGACAATGCTCGGACTGAAAGATTATCAGTTGGTATTGCCTATACCGGGCAAGGAAATGATTTCGAATCCGAACCTGGAGCCGAATCCCGGATATTGATAATGATTGTATTTATACTTATTAAAGAGACAAAATGATGAAAAAACTGATATATGATTCCGCTCTTCTTCTTTTGGGTTGTCTGCTATGGACGGGATGCAATAATGATGAAGACCTGACCGTCTATTCCACCGAGGGCGCGAAAACGGAGTTGGGACAGAAGATAATTGCCGGAAGTGACGGATACGTCGGACAATATTTCTCGGACACTACTTACATGTTGGCTCCGGGTGTAAAGGCTTTGGAGATGGAAATCCTTTCTGCCACAGGTATAGCGGTAAAGATGTTTGTCCTGGAAGTCGATTTGAAAGACACGCACCTGACGATGAAGGCTTCGTCTCCCAAAGACGAAGGTAAGCTCAAGACGAAACAACAAATGACGTTGCAGGCATTGGCACACGACAAACAGGGCAGCCGTGTTCTGGCTGCCGTGAATGGTGATTTCTTTGCTACGGACGGAACACCGCAAGGCATTTACTACCGGAACGGGGTATGTCTGAAGAATACGATGACCGATAATGTATGTACTTTCTTTGCCGTCACGAAGGGTAAGAAGGCGGTGATTGGCTCGTATGACGAATATGATACTTATAAGGATGAGATTCAGGAAGCGGTGGGCGGTCGCGTGCGTTTGATGACGAACGGGAATGTGCTTCCTCAGACATCGACGGCGCTGGAACCCCGGACGGCTATCGGCGTGACGGACAATAATGTCGTTTATATTTTGGTTGCCGACGGACGTAACTTTTGGTACTCCAATGGCATGAGGTATGCTGAAATGGGAGTTGTCATGAAAGCATTGGGAGCGAAGGATGCTATCAATCTGGATGGCGGCGGTTCGTCTACGTTCATTATCCGCTCGAAGGCGGGATTTGAAGAGAACCGTTTTGCTATCCGCAATTGGCCTTATGATAATGGCGGTGTCGAAAGAGCGGTTGCCAACGGGCTGTTGGTGGTGACTGATAATTAATAGTTTGAATCTTAATAGTTGAATCATTATGATACGAAATAATAGAATGTATAGTTGCCGGCAAGGTCTATGGGGAATCATCTGTTGCCTGTCCTTGCTGATGGGTATGGCAAGCTGTCAGGACTTTACGGATGATACGGGACGCACAATGCCCGAACCGGATTTGAAGTTTGTGGACGGAACGCTGAATCTTCCGTTGGAAGAAAAGGAATATACGGTGGATATCGAATCCAATCTGCCTTGGCGTGTGAAGACTTCCGCCACTTGGATTGACTTGCTTTCATCGAACGGGATGGGTACGGGAAGTTTCAGAATATCGGTATCCAAGAATGCGAATGTAGCTCCCCGCGAAGCGGAAATTGCAGGCTGGATTATCGAAGGTGCCGAAACAAAGCTGAGAGTGGTACAGGAAGGAGTGGGTATCGCTTTAAAGAAACGTGCGGTGAAAGTAGGAGCGGAAGGTAGTGCGGAAGAGGTGATACCTTTTTCGACAATGGTTACTTACACATACGAACTGTCCGAAGGATGCGACTGGATACACGTTACCGACGGGGCGGCAATTACTCCGGGCGTCATCAATGATTCGGAACTGAAATTGGTGATTGACCCTTATATGGATATAGACGAGGGACGTACCGCCTCATTGTACTTGAAAGGTTCGAATGGGATTACCGACGTACTGACGATAACGCAGGATAAGAAACCCTTGGGGGACATTGATTATCTGCGAATGTTTTACGAAAGTGCGAACGGAGATAATTGGACGAAGAAATGGAACTTTGACGCTCCACTGGAAACTAACCCGACAAACTGGTTCGGATTGAAGTTTGAGAATAAGAGGGTGGTTGAGATTGATATTCAGTCCCCGAATAATATCGAAGGAGATATTATCCCCTTATGCAACTTGTCGGAACTGAGAAGCATAAAGTTCAAACATCAGAAGTTAGCAGGTATTCCCGAGGAAATAGGACAACTGTCCCAGTTGACCACTTTATGGATAATAGAATCTGCTGCAAGCGGAAACTTGCCGGAATCTTTGGGAGAATGTGAATTATTGACTAGCTTTAACATCTCAAATCATCCAACTTCCACTCCGGCCGGATTTAACAACACGTTTACCGGCAATCTGGATATGTTGATAAATATCCCCGGTATGGTGACAATAAAGGCATATTGTAATAATTTGAGCGGGCCGCTTCCGGTTATTCCGTTAGACGGAAACAATAAACCGACCACTTGGAAGAGCCTGAAAGAGTTTATGATTTATACCAACGGATTCAGTGGAAGTATCCCTTACGGATATGGAACGGTAATCGAGAAGAGTGGTTCGAGTGGTATATTCAGAGTGAATGATAATCAGTTGAGTGGACAGATACCTGCGGATATCAAGGCATGGTCGCAATATGCAACCCGGAAAGCTGCGTGGATATTGCAAGGGAATAGTCTTACTGAATAAGATAACTTGATGAATTTATTAACTTAACACATTTATCTGTCTATTTACAATGAGAAAATACTTCGTTATCCTTGTCTTAGCTCTCTGTTCCGTCGGAACATTGAAAGGGCAGACCGCATCAGATTCTTTGGCAATCGTTTCCGTACAATGGGAGATAATACATGCTCAAAAGGGAATTATCCACAAGAGTGCGTCTATACCTCAGCTTTATCAGTGCCCCCAAGTTATCAACCTGATAGAGATTGACCCCGGCAAAGGGATGAAAGCGGGCATTGCCCTATCGGACGGTATGAAAAAGACAAGCCGGATAGCTTCCGAACATCATGCGCTTGCGGCAATCAATGGTTCTTATTTTGATATGAAGCATGGGAATTCTGTCTGTTTCCTGAAAACAGACAGGCAAGTGATTGATACGACAACGATAAACGAGTTTAAACTACGTGTCACGGGAGCCGTTTACGAACGGAAGGGAAAGATGAAGCTGATTCCCTGGAACAGACAGATAGAAAAAAAATATAAGCGAAAGATGGGTACAATATTGGCATCCGGACCGTTATTATTAAAGGACGGTCGGGTATGCGACTGGAGCTTGTGTGGAAGGGACTTTGTCCGGACCAAGCATCCCCGTAGTGCTGTTTGCATGACGAAGGACGGAAAAATACTGCTTGTCACGGTGAACGGACGTTTCCCGGGGCGTGCCGAAGGGGTGAATATCCCCGAACTGGCACACTTGCTTCGGATATTAGGCGGTAAGGATGCGTTGAATCTGGACGGTGGCGGTTCCACAACATTATGGCTGTCGGGAGCACCAGATAATGGCGTTGTCAATTATCCTTGTGATAATAAACGTTTCGACCACGCCGGAGAACGCGGAGTGCCCAACATCATTTATGTTTATGAATAACCTTATTGTTTATCAGCTATCGCACGGCTTGAAGCTGCGAATAAAATGGAAAATGAAATGAAGAAACTTTTAAGATTGTCCCTGTTGGGGCTATTATTATTGTGCAGTGTCGTTGTAAACGGAGCACAAGTCCCCAAATATATCTTCTTGTTTATTGGTGACGGCATGGGATTCAACCATGTGGAAGCAACTCAAATTTATGCGGAGAAAGTAGGAACAGATACGGGCGAACGCTCACTGTTATTCCCCACTTTCCCTGTGATGACTCAGGTATGCACACGCTCGGCTTCTCACCTGATAACTTGTTCATCCGCCGCGGCTACCGCTTTGGCTACCGGAGAAAAAACGACGAACTATGTAATCGGAATGGATGCGGAAAAGAATCACGGGTTAAAATCCCTGGCACGCCAACTGAAAGATAAAGGTTATAAAATAGGAATAATCACTTCTGCCTCTATCGACCACGCTACCCCCGGTGGATTCTATGCTTCACAGCCCGACCGCTCTATGTATTACGAAATAGGAGTGGATGCTGCCAATTCCGGTTTCGATTTTTTCGGTGGGGCGGGATTGCTCGAACCTCGCAGCAAGCGGAACCTTTCGGCGCCTTGCCTTTACGACTTGTTCAATCAGAAAGGCTATACGATGTTTCGTGGAATGGACGCTTATAACCGTGCTACTGCAAAGGATAAAATTCTCCTTTTCCCAACCGACACAGTGAGCAAAAGCCTGAAATATGCGATGGACCGTTCCGCCAAAGACTTGAGTTTGCCTGACTTGACAAAAGCCTGCCTTGCTAATTTTCAGGAAACTGCGAAGAAGGGTTTCTTTATGATGGTAGAAGGCGGAAAAATAGATTGGGCGGCCCATGCCCACGACGGTGGCGCTGTTGTGAAGGAAACCATTGATTTCGACCAATGTATCCGCTTGGCTTATGATTTCTACAAAAAGCATCCGAACGAGACATTGATATTAGTGACTGCCGACCACGAAACGGGCGGTCTTGGACTGGGCAACTCCGATATGAACCTGAATATTGACTTGCTCCAATACCAGAAGTGTTCACAAGAAGTCTTGACTGCTGCTATGCGTGAAATGAAAAGCGGAAAGATGATTCCTTCGTGGGAAGACATGAAAGCGTTTCTGAAAAAGAACCTGGGCTTTTGGGAGCAAATTAAGATTACCCCGCGTGAAGAACTTGAATTATTGGTTTGCTACGAAGAGTCTTTCTTGAAGAAGAAGTCGAAAGATGTGGTCAGCCTTTACGCGAAAGATGAACCTTTAGCGGTGGCTGCTATTGCCTTGTTGGATAAGAAGGCGTCATTGGGATGGACAACTAAAACTCATACGGGAGCGCCTGTGCCATTGTATGCAATAGGAAAGCAAGCTGTTCTTTATTCGGGCAGGAGAGACAATACAGATATGGCTAATGTTTTGCGGAAGTTATTTAACAGTAAGCAGTAGGTTGCTTTATGGCTTTGGCAGAGAATAATTAACCTAATATAAAAAATAGAGCCAGCGATTCCATAGGGAGAGTTGGCTTTATTTTATTCATTATTTCTCTGCTTTCTGCAAATCCCGCCCTTCATACTTACATATCGCCTCTATCCATTCCTTAGTCAGTGGCATGGATTCATGTTTCTCCAGGTCGAAAGTCACCATGATAGACTTGCAGACACATTTAATCTCGTTTGTTTCCGTATCAATTACCCGTTGAATCAGATGAAAACTTTTAGTGCCTATCTTAGAGACAGCCGTCTGCACAGCAATATGGTCTGAAGCAAAAATCTGCTTTACGAAATCCGCTTCGATATGAACGACAACGATGCCAATCTTCTCCCAATCCACTCCCGGACATACTGAAGCGAAGTATTCAGTCTTTCCTAAATCGTAAAAAGAGAAATAAACAGTGTTGTTGACATGACCGAATTTGTCTACGTCATTGAAGCGCAACTGAATAGGCAGCGTGTGGTGAAATACGATTTCTTCCATTGTTTTCACTTAATCTTTTTGAATTCGGCGCAAAAATACTACTTTTGCGTGTTATTCTCAACAGAAATTAATCAAGAAATGATAGAAGATATTAAAAAAGCCTGTCAGGTGATGAATGAAGGAGGAGTGATTCTCTATCCTACCGATACCGTTTGGGGTATAGGCTGCGATGCGACTAACGAAGAGGCTGTACGCCGTGTATATGAGATTAAGAAACGTGCTGATAGCAAGGCTATGCTGGTACTGGTAGATACTTCTGTAAAAGTGGATTTTTATGTACAAGATGTGCCGGATGTGGCATGGGACTTGATTGAAGTTGCCGACAAGCCGTTGACGATAATCTATTCTGGGGCACGTAATTTGGCTCCGAATCTGTTGGCGGAAGACGGAAGCGTGGGCATACGCGTCACAAACGAGGAATTCTCAAGACGTCTTTGCCAGCAATTCCGCAAAGCGATTGTTTCTACATCGGCGAATGTGAGCGGGCAACCCGGTGCTGCCAATTTCAGCGAAATCAGTGATGAAATCAAATCGGCAGTAGATTATATCGTCGGCTTCCGTCAGGATGATATGAGCCGGCCGAAACCATCAAGTATTATTAAGTTGGACAAAGGTGGAGTGATTAAGATAATTCGCGAATAATGAAAGAGGAAAAACAGAGTTTATTACAGCGTTGCATCAAGTGGCGGGAAGCTAATATAAAGGAAAAGCAATTTATCCTGATATTAAGTTTCCTGGTCGGAATCTTCACAGCGTTTGCAGCTTTGATATTGAAGTTCTTTATCCATCAGATACAGAATTTCTTGACTGATAATTTTAATGTAACGGAAGCCAACTACCTGTATTTGGTATATCCGGTTGTCGGAATTTTCCTGGCGGGCTGGTTTGTGCGCAACATCGTTAAAGATGACATCAGTCATGGGGTCACCAAAATCTTGTATGCTATTTCCCGTCGGCAAGGTCGTATCAAGCGGCATAACATTTGGTCATCTACCATCGCCAGTGCGATAACCATCGGTTTTGGTGGTTCGGTAGGAGCAGAGGCACCGATTGTTCTGACGGGTTCGGCTATCGGTTCCAATTTGGGAAGCGTATTCAAGATGGAGCACCGAACGTTGATGTTGCTCGTCGGCTGTGGGGCGGCAGGTGCCATTGCCGGTATCTTTAAAGCACCGATTGCCGGACTGGTCTTTACATTGGAAGTGCTGATGATTGACTTGACCATGTCTTCTCTGCTTCCTTTGCTGATTTCGGCAGTGACAGCGGCTACCGTTTCGTACATTGTTACCGGTACGGAAGCCATGTTCAAGTTCCATCTCGACCAGGCGTTCGAATTGGAGCGTATTCCTTTCGTTATCCTGTTAGGTATCTTCTGCGGACTGATTTCTCTCTACTTCACACGCGCCATGAATTCAGTGGAAGGTGTTTTCGGAAAACTCAAGAACCCCTATAAGAAAC contains:
- a CDS encoding RNA polymerase sigma-70 factor; translation: MTFDNIYSEYYQRCFLFAKSYLHDEMLSKDIASEAMITLWTTMKTEEVDNVRAFLMTVVKNQSLNHLRNEHLRMEARENILNDELYELDFRISSLDACNPTDIFSEEINRIVNRTLDTLPLQTRNVFRMSRYENKSIKEIADTLNISVKGVDYHIGKALKALRVNLKDYLYLFFI
- a CDS encoding FecR family protein, with the translated sequence MDIKLLNKYIAGDVLPEEKKEVIRWMKESEEHREQLMQLHRIYNATLWNGNVDGQNTKNTEKKKLVMRYLWTSMKIAAVVAMLAFIIHKEYQDYRLEHSTAVQTVTVPAGQRANLILADGTTVWLNSNSTLKYPANGFHSTNRKVTLEGEGYFEVAHDEKHPFIVETEKYDIRVLGTTFNVSAYPNSGMFETSLIEGKVTVYQPDTQNEIVLKPHEKVEARDGKLYKETFTSDNDFLWRMGIYSFKNEPLATVFKKLEQYYEVQIINNNQEIASRPCTGKFRQKEGIEHVMKVLQKYVKFNYIQDDEKNQIIIY
- a CDS encoding RagB/SusD family nutrient uptake outer membrane protein; this encodes MMKKIITIFLGCLLLASCSGMLDIESHSAVSPGSVTPKDLSALRMGMYNKVQNSPARESYITFDILGGDLTQSTGNARDLINSVLSSLNSIVANSWNGYYNALYQVNNVISIVEDLPESDLRNLIIGEAHYFRAYIYHSLVTRWGGVPIQRVNTMDKPFRDSEEAVWAFIEEELETALAFLGTSSSCYYVSRDAALALKARVMLERGKKTEAAALAEGLIKDGKYKLDSFDKIFRGKTNTEVIFSFQCLAEESNITISTLFYTYAHPNHGSYVYRPTNDVMNMYDDKDKRKEVSIINVGAEPCINKYPSGQTGTDPVVMSRLAEMYLISAEAQGLSKGLGRLNDLRKERGLDAVNPKDEDEFIEYILDERRKELLAEGFRYYDLIRTNKAKTMLGLKDYQLVLPIPGKEMISNPNLEPNPGY
- a CDS encoding TonB-dependent receptor, giving the protein MNKGTATFAEIIRQIEKQTDYLFIYNEHEVSLKRKVSISTQNGTVASLLVDALKGTEFSYTMEGKHIILTKKQVEALSPVQHKKRITGLVKEYSGEAIVGCNVSVKGTTIGTITDINGKYSLEVPDNATLVFSFLGYKSMEYPVKAQQTINVTLGEDSKALNEVVVVGYGTQRKALVTNAISSFKPSESNMRPVLTPSELLQGRVAGVTVSTGSGNLGSSERMSIRGAASLSASNEPLYVVDGIPILNSNASLFNMGEDLSSMAVLNLTDIESIEVLKDAASAAIYGSRATNGVVVITTKSGKEGRSDIRLNVSTGISKFANKGRIKYADSDLYVETYNDGVERYNRQNGYTVGSAGYVVPISNPFQGMPDTDWLDLITQVGHSYNVDLSFSGGSKKTKFYVGANYNYQEGIIKTNDITKINLKAKISHEMASWLEVGANVSGNYLKNNRVPGANIGSTIVARAVEQRPFDRPYKPNGDYYLGGTDELARHNPLQILNEEVSYIDTYRYLGTFNADLKYKKFSLKNSVSTDIGYTYDYVYYNENHPYGAGGGRIVEYNRLVKNLLIENVFNYNDKFGDFEAGLMLGHSFQKMSTRTSSIDGRGFPSPVFDTVGTASEIYNASGGISEFAMESYFGRINLSYLDRYILNVTMRSDGSSRFAPSDRYGYFPSVSLGWNVSKESFWKFPQTDLKFRLSYGKTGNQDGIGNYAWQPLMSGGINYGNNSGMAVTSMGNNKLTWETADQYDFGFDLGFWNGKLNMIADIYLKNTNNLLYSMPLHGTSGFTSIISNIGSMRNYGVEFSINGHLNIGKVNWTSSFNISHNKNKLTKLLGDDLLPIGANRALKVGEELGAFYLFQMDGLYQYDGEVPQPLYDLGVRAGDVKYHDADNNGIINDNDRVLTGSSNPDFFGGWNNTFKYKGFQLDVFFTYMYGNDVYAEWAVTATRPGYRMAITEDVAKNRWTAPGSSDKYPRAVNTLCGHNSKNSTRFLEDGSFIRLRSLTFSYTFPQVMLQKIRLKGLRLYVQGDNLLLFSKYSGWDPEVSKNMDPQYFGVDLYGVPPSRSVNFGINLSF